From the Helianthus annuus cultivar XRQ/B chromosome 17, HanXRQr2.0-SUNRISE, whole genome shotgun sequence genome, the window GACTCACAAAACAACGTGTAATCCTATCCAATATAAGTTTTAATTAAAACTTTTTATTTCCAAAAATAAATacaaattagaaaaaaaaaatactacttTTAAAAACTGAATCGGTAACATGATTAATCCTATAGTTAGGACATTTGCAAGTTTTAGTTCGTAAATTATAACACAGGTGTACTCTTTAACACTTGTAACATCAATTGCAACACAAGTAAAACAAAAGGGAAAAAGAACATTCAAgtgaaagaaaaataaaaagtaaaacaaaaggTTCACTAAATGAAATTACCCTTTTGCAATGTGTTTAGGTTCCCATCCAACAAtgttacaaaaataaaaagtaaaacaaaacgTTCAATAAATGAAATTACCCGTTCGCAATGTATTTAGGTTCCCATCCAGCAATGTTACTTGCATTGACGAGTACTTTTCTCCATGACTCAACTTTCATGGGGTTCTTCATCTCTTGTTTGGAAAATGCTTTTCCGAAATCCCCCTTCTGTTGTCTCACATCCGAGGCGTCAACATGATAAAATATGGGAATAGAGATCAGCCCTCTCTCACGCCTGCATTCCATGATATATGCAAGTTCATCTAAGCACCAAGATGAATCAGCGTAGTTTTTGGAGAATATAATGAGGGCAATCTTCGATCCCCTAATAGCATCAAAGAGGGATGAACTGATTGTATCACCACGGTGAAGTTCTTCGTTATCCTTGTAAGTACGGATTAGCCGATCTACAAGAGCAGAGTATAGATGGTCTACAAATGTCCTGCGGATATCTTCTCCTCTAAAATTAAGAAAAACATCATAACTCCACGATTGAGAAGATGTAAGAGTAGAGTCAGATGACAAAGAGAAAGAAGCCATTGATGTAAGAATTCGTTTGTTTGGAACGAAGTATATAAGGTAAATATAAAGACATGTGAAGTGTGAAACAAAGTGCCATTCAAGAAATGCCCATCCTCTTTCACATAAAAGATGACGATGGGACACCACCATAATAGATGATTGGCTCGGCTGTTTACTTTTTAGTAAAAGATGCCAAACGAAAAAACTTTCAAATTAGACCATTTGTAAAAGCACCGGCATTATCCGATATGTGATATTCTAATCAGTCAAGTGAAAAGGCATTATGAAGCATAAGGTTAAAAAAAGTGTAGTTGTATAATGTCTTTTGCaattattatcttttaaaaaaaataaaacaaataatattattataaagagtaaattgtcattttagtctctgaGGTTTGTCTcaaaatgtcattttagtccaaatagttttttttttctcttctaAGTCCCTGAGTTTTCTATTTTTATGTCATTTTGATCCAACCCACTAACTCTGTCAAAAAAACTCAATTTAGTCAGGGGTATTATGGTCAGATTACATATAAGTTttgtttttgtcattttcatctaaaacCTTTATTATATTTACCTTTTTTAAtcatttgttattattataattattatattattatataaaagATATAAGTCTGATACTTAATcatttatacacacacacatatatatatatataggacaaagatccgttaggaaccaccctttattgcgagaaccgcgagaaccagtgtgaacacaaacagtaatacctaaaaaaatctaaaaaacactaaaatttttttttatttttttactattttttatataaaaatcgctacttttagtatccaaaaaaaaaaatttaatttttttttaacaaaatattttttttttgctactaaaggtagcgatttgaacataaaaaatagtaaaaaaataaaaaaaaatttagattttttttagattttttttttgattttttaggttttttgggggtttagtttttagcattttagcttgggggtggggtgggggggggggggggtttaggtttttggggggtgggggaggggggtttaggttttttttggggggggggggtggggggttaggtttttttttaggttttttgagggttttagtttttagcatttagcttgggaggggggggggttaggtttggggggggggggtggggggtttaggtttttggggggtgggggttagctttttttagggtttttttaggttttttttagctattttaggttgtgttcacattggttctcgcggttttcgcaataaggtggttctcgcatgaaccttaccctatatatatatatatatatatatatatatatatatatatatggatttaCACACACGTTATTAAATGATAAATAATTTCACACTGTTATCACCACCTTCCACAACTGCCGCCAAAACCACATTCCACCATCGCCGCCATCACcaccttccaccaccaccaccgacaCCTACACCTCCTCAACCACCGTC encodes:
- the LOC110865824 gene encoding toll/interleukin-1 receptor-like protein; this translates as MASFSLSSDSTLTSSQSWSYDVFLNFRGEDIRRTFVDHLYSALVDRLIRTYKDNEELHRGDTISSSLFDAIRGSKIALIIFSKNYADSSWCLDELAYIMECRRERGLISIPIFYHVDASDVRQQKGDFGKAFSKQEMKNPMKVESWRKVLVNASNIAGWEPKYIANGHEAVGIKQIVDTILDILFSLNPYVDETLVGMGTRLYDLKSKLEIGKGGV